One window of Cryptobacterium curtum DSM 15641 genomic DNA carries:
- a CDS encoding aldehyde dehydrogenase family protein gives MDRPTLQETYGLYINGEFRPASDGATFETTCPADSTHLAYIAAGTTQDVDDAVAGAWKAFESWGKTTPKQRAVILRQIADVIEENKERIAFIESLDNGKPIRETLNIDVPLAIDHFRYFASVIEVEEGSATILDNRYLSLILREPIGVVGQIVPWNFPFTMVAWKLAPVLAAGDCTVFKPSSITSLSVLELARLTQSIIPAGVFQVITGSGRAAGQALLDHPDLRKLAFTGSTEVGYSVADAAAKKLVPATLELGGKSANIFFDDCDFEKAMDGLQLGILFNQGQVCCAGSRVFVQDTIYDRFVEEAAKRFKAVRLGMPWDPETQMGSQINEKQAEKIVNYVKIGVEEGARIAVGGARATEGDLAKGAYVQPTLLVDVTNDMRVAREEIFGPVAVVIKFHSEDEVVALANDSEYGLGGAVWTRDLNRAFRVARTVETGRMWVNTYNQLPEKAPFGGYKKSGIGRETHKDILNAYTQVKNIFIDLEDAPSGFYPVSEG, from the coding sequence ATGGATCGACCAACACTACAAGAGACTTACGGACTCTATATTAACGGGGAATTTCGTCCCGCATCGGACGGTGCTACGTTTGAAACAACTTGCCCTGCTGACAGTACCCATCTGGCATATATTGCCGCTGGCACCACTCAGGATGTTGATGACGCTGTTGCGGGCGCATGGAAGGCGTTTGAAAGCTGGGGAAAGACTACCCCGAAACAGCGCGCTGTTATTCTGCGTCAGATCGCTGATGTGATTGAAGAAAACAAGGAACGGATCGCATTTATAGAGAGCCTTGATAACGGCAAACCCATTCGCGAAACACTCAATATTGATGTTCCGCTGGCGATCGACCACTTTCGCTATTTTGCAAGCGTGATTGAAGTTGAAGAAGGGTCGGCTACGATTCTGGACAATCGCTATCTGAGCTTGATTTTGCGTGAGCCTATTGGGGTTGTGGGCCAGATTGTACCTTGGAACTTTCCCTTTACTATGGTTGCATGGAAGCTTGCACCAGTTCTTGCAGCTGGTGACTGTACGGTGTTTAAGCCGTCGAGCATCACGTCGCTTTCTGTGCTGGAGCTGGCACGTCTAACGCAAAGCATTATCCCTGCAGGCGTGTTCCAGGTAATTACTGGGTCGGGTCGTGCGGCCGGACAGGCACTTTTAGATCATCCTGACTTGCGTAAGCTGGCGTTTACCGGGTCGACCGAAGTTGGCTACAGTGTGGCTGATGCTGCGGCGAAGAAGTTGGTTCCTGCTACGCTTGAACTCGGCGGTAAGTCGGCAAATATTTTCTTTGACGACTGCGATTTCGAAAAGGCGATGGATGGCCTGCAACTAGGCATTCTCTTTAACCAAGGACAGGTTTGCTGCGCGGGCAGTCGCGTTTTTGTGCAGGATACGATCTATGACCGCTTTGTCGAAGAAGCAGCAAAGCGATTCAAGGCAGTTCGCCTGGGCATGCCATGGGATCCGGAAACTCAAATGGGTTCGCAGATCAACGAAAAACAGGCTGAAAAGATTGTCAACTACGTCAAGATTGGTGTTGAAGAGGGGGCACGTATTGCCGTTGGAGGCGCGCGTGCTACCGAGGGCGACCTGGCAAAGGGCGCGTACGTACAGCCGACGCTGCTGGTGGACGTAACGAATGATATGCGCGTAGCGCGTGAAGAAATCTTTGGTCCGGTGGCTGTTGTTATCAAATTCCACAGTGAAGACGAAGTGGTGGCTCTTGCCAACGACAGTGAATATGGCTTAGGCGGTGCAGTTTGGACTCGTGATCTCAACCGAGCGTTTAGGGTAGCGCGTACGGTTGAAACGGGTCGCATGTGGGTGAATACATACAACCAACTGCCCGAAAAGGCTCCATTCGGTGGCTATAAGAAGTCGGGTATCGGTCGCGAGACGCACAAAGATATTCTGAATGCATACACCCAGGTGAAGAATATCTTTATCGATCTTGAAGACGCCCCGAGCGGTTTTTATCCCGTATCGGAAGGTTAG
- a CDS encoding diaminopimelate dehydrogenase: MSKTRIGILGYGNLGRGVELAIRQNEDMELVAVYTRRDPATVTVETPGVAVRSAEQLEAGNEPIDVLILCGGSATDLPAQTPVFAGKYNVIDSFDTHHNIPQHFERVDEAACAAGTVGLISCGWDPGLFSLNRLFGNCFIPEGSDYTFWGRGVSQGHSDALRRIEGVADARQYTVPVEAALEGARSGTHPNFTTREMHTRECWVVLEEGADPAKIEAEIKAMPNYFDEYDVTVNFISQEELDRDHAELPHGGFVLRSGDTAGGHTSVIEYSLKLGSNPEFTASVLVAYARAVARLAAEGQKGAYTVFDIAPAYLSIHDGAYLRSHLL, encoded by the coding sequence ATGAGTAAGACTCGCATTGGCATTCTCGGTTATGGCAACTTGGGCCGCGGTGTTGAATTGGCTATCCGCCAAAACGAAGATATGGAACTGGTGGCGGTATACACGCGTCGCGATCCTGCTACCGTTACCGTTGAAACACCTGGTGTCGCAGTGCGCTCAGCTGAACAACTCGAAGCGGGCAACGAACCGATCGATGTACTTATCCTGTGTGGTGGTAGTGCAACCGATCTGCCTGCTCAGACCCCTGTGTTTGCTGGCAAGTACAACGTAATCGACAGTTTTGACACCCATCACAACATTCCTCAGCATTTTGAGCGCGTCGATGAAGCCGCTTGCGCCGCCGGTACAGTGGGGCTTATCTCTTGTGGTTGGGATCCGGGTCTATTTAGCCTTAATCGTCTCTTTGGCAACTGCTTTATTCCTGAAGGATCGGATTACACATTCTGGGGTCGTGGTGTCAGCCAGGGACATTCCGATGCGCTGCGCCGTATCGAAGGCGTTGCTGATGCTCGCCAGTATACGGTACCCGTTGAGGCAGCTTTGGAAGGTGCTCGTAGTGGCACGCATCCGAACTTTACAACGCGCGAAATGCATACACGCGAGTGCTGGGTAGTGCTTGAAGAGGGTGCTGATCCCGCGAAGATTGAAGCTGAGATCAAGGCGATGCCCAATTATTTTGACGAATACGATGTCACAGTGAATTTCATCTCTCAGGAAGAACTCGACCGCGATCATGCCGAATTACCTCACGGCGGTTTTGTGCTGCGAAGCGGTGACACAGCTGGTGGTCATACCAGTGTTATCGAGTATTCGCTGAAACTTGGCAGCAATCCCGAATTTACGGCAAGCGTGCTCGTGGCATATGCCCGTGCAGTAGCCCGTCTTGCAGCCGAGGGGCAGAAGGGCGCCTACACGGTGTTTGATATCGCTCCTGCTTATCTTTCTATTCACGATGGTGCCTACTTGCGCTCTCATCTGCTGTAG
- a CDS encoding flavocytochrome c — MHKGNERNFAAEYIKPASYASHQINTTTPIDAVDLCATGAAEHARLSRRGFVGLGVLSVAAATVLGTTGCASPKKSGDQGSQEYKAGTYTATEAGRNGDITVKATFSTSALEALDTDHEESRNIGTFAIDTLTQQCLNGQTLNLDAISGATLTSMAFTKALEDVFQQAGGNVTALKKAAPGAEAAADIDETADVAIVGTGGAALAAAVTAAEAGASVVMLDKMDVIGGNTNAGEGTLNAPDPERQEAQGVEDSVEHFYTDTYEGGDEKGDPALVHILTENALDAVHFMEDHGLVYENQCFTAIGGKWCRGHAVEVEKKGEQGGSYYVSVLRSTAEKLGVKIYGNAKVDTILEEGGKVVGVSGSRRNGAKVQVRAKSVVMATGGYARNPELASQFDKRVTSDMPSSNVSSSTGDGIVMGQAIGADLANMELVQIHPLGDPQNGGVATFVGNWLGVEDYMMVNDEAKRFINEDGRRDEIANAILEQPNKEMWLLVDSTNIASDRASQIDELVDTGHSYRCESVTGLADKISVPADELQKTVDRYNGFVVAKNDEDFGKKLLGSDGDDSYQLTDAPYYASKRVPTIHYTMGGLKINTDAQVVNTSGTAIENLYACGECTGGVQGSNRLGGNSYTDLIVFGRIAGANAAKNARA; from the coding sequence ATGCACAAAGGGAATGAAAGAAACTTTGCAGCGGAGTACATCAAACCGGCATCGTATGCGAGCCACCAGATAAATACGACTACGCCCATTGATGCTGTTGATCTCTGCGCAACAGGGGCTGCTGAGCATGCTCGCCTGTCGCGTCGTGGCTTTGTGGGACTGGGCGTTTTGAGTGTAGCTGCCGCAACAGTATTAGGCACGACGGGCTGTGCTTCGCCTAAAAAGAGCGGCGATCAGGGGTCTCAAGAATATAAAGCGGGTACCTACACAGCTACCGAAGCAGGACGCAATGGCGACATCACAGTAAAAGCAACCTTTTCGACCTCGGCGCTTGAGGCGCTCGATACCGATCATGAAGAGTCGCGCAATATTGGTACGTTCGCCATCGATACCTTGACGCAGCAATGCTTGAATGGTCAGACGCTGAACCTTGATGCTATTTCTGGAGCGACGCTGACATCGATGGCGTTCACAAAGGCATTGGAAGATGTCTTTCAGCAGGCAGGCGGCAACGTAACAGCACTGAAGAAGGCTGCTCCTGGGGCTGAAGCAGCTGCTGACATCGATGAGACAGCTGATGTTGCTATTGTTGGTACGGGTGGTGCAGCTCTTGCCGCTGCTGTTACGGCAGCCGAAGCGGGCGCGAGTGTCGTTATGCTCGACAAGATGGATGTCATTGGCGGTAATACCAATGCTGGCGAAGGCACGCTTAATGCCCCCGACCCCGAACGTCAGGAAGCGCAAGGCGTTGAGGATAGTGTCGAACACTTCTATACCGACACGTATGAGGGTGGCGATGAAAAGGGAGATCCTGCCCTCGTGCATATCCTTACCGAGAATGCGCTCGATGCAGTTCACTTTATGGAGGACCATGGCTTGGTATACGAGAACCAGTGCTTTACCGCTATCGGCGGCAAATGGTGCCGGGGTCATGCTGTTGAGGTGGAAAAGAAGGGTGAACAGGGCGGATCGTATTATGTGAGCGTGCTGCGCTCTACGGCTGAAAAACTTGGCGTGAAGATATATGGCAATGCGAAAGTGGACACCATCTTAGAAGAAGGTGGAAAAGTCGTTGGCGTTTCAGGTTCGCGCCGCAACGGTGCCAAGGTGCAAGTTCGCGCAAAGTCGGTTGTTATGGCTACCGGTGGCTATGCCCGCAATCCTGAACTGGCAAGCCAATTTGATAAGCGCGTAACATCCGATATGCCGTCATCAAACGTGTCAAGTTCTACGGGAGACGGCATCGTTATGGGACAGGCTATCGGAGCTGACCTGGCAAATATGGAACTGGTACAAATCCATCCACTTGGCGACCCACAAAACGGTGGTGTTGCCACCTTTGTGGGAAATTGGTTGGGCGTTGAGGACTACATGATGGTCAACGATGAAGCAAAGCGCTTCATTAACGAAGATGGCCGTCGCGATGAAATAGCCAACGCCATTCTCGAGCAGCCTAATAAAGAAATGTGGCTGCTGGTGGATTCGACCAATATCGCTTCTGATCGTGCGTCACAGATTGATGAACTGGTTGACACCGGGCACAGCTATCGCTGCGAAAGCGTAACGGGCCTGGCTGATAAAATCAGTGTTCCAGCTGATGAATTGCAGAAAACAGTGGATCGTTACAACGGCTTTGTTGTCGCAAAGAACGACGAGGACTTTGGCAAGAAACTACTGGGGTCCGACGGAGACGATAGTTATCAACTGACCGATGCGCCGTACTATGCGTCGAAGCGCGTTCCGACTATTCATTACACGATGGGTGGGTTGAAGATCAATACCGATGCTCAGGTCGTGAATACTTCTGGTACGGCTATTGAAAATCTGTATGCTTGCGGTGAATGCACCGGTGGTGTGCAGGGTTCAAACCGACTGGGTGGTAATTCCTATACTGACCTGATTGTCTTCGGCCGTATTGCTGGTGCGAATGCAGCAAAGAATGCCCGCGCGTAA
- a CDS encoding helix-turn-helix transcriptional regulator yields MKNIVRQGWQKFCQAGVWAPMAWVFCAAHHGNLETYGTLAVPILYSSCGITLLIITLVWGMRPQTPNLKWLSWLIALVCVLATYLLYTPAPAPIVHMGQALGGICVAWMYTSWARLYRSLPIGACIRCFAWALIISSLAKIFVDLIPPEAECIAVSCIALASPLLANRASHQGFPAEEVEAVYTASNVHRLWKIACGIALFGTLIGIINGIDADLSAPLTAEANIFLHLCEIALGCVVLLRAVPWHREFDFFQIWRLILVFMATGLVIMPFLQGDARAVALSLVGVAQTIVVILLWLALMDIAHYSSLHPYAVFGAGWVLYALPLAAGYFFAQFIPMDAQGSSVAPVLSYALILMLMFIVDSYPSGIRRIFADLGPTIPANDRFPDLERNCQQVGKAHGLTPREIEVMELICKGRSKAYIAETLFVAENTVRSHSKHLYAKLNVHSKQELIDLVRPEVPHRNSR; encoded by the coding sequence GTGAAAAATATTGTCAGACAAGGATGGCAGAAATTCTGTCAGGCTGGCGTCTGGGCACCAATGGCTTGGGTGTTCTGCGCGGCTCACCATGGCAACCTCGAAACATATGGAACGCTTGCGGTTCCTATCCTCTATTCTTCGTGCGGCATCACGCTGCTTATCATTACCCTTGTCTGGGGCATGCGCCCACAGACTCCCAATTTGAAATGGCTTTCGTGGTTGATCGCTCTCGTTTGTGTACTAGCAACGTATCTTCTGTATACGCCCGCGCCTGCTCCCATTGTTCATATGGGGCAGGCTCTCGGCGGCATCTGTGTGGCGTGGATGTACACCTCATGGGCGCGATTGTATCGGTCGCTCCCTATTGGGGCCTGTATCAGATGTTTTGCCTGGGCTCTTATTATCAGCTCGCTTGCAAAGATCTTCGTCGATCTGATTCCGCCCGAAGCCGAATGTATCGCGGTTAGTTGTATCGCGCTTGCTTCACCGCTGCTTGCAAACAGGGCCAGCCACCAAGGATTTCCTGCTGAAGAAGTGGAAGCGGTTTACACTGCTTCAAACGTACATCGCCTATGGAAAATCGCTTGCGGCATTGCGCTTTTTGGTACACTCATCGGCATTATCAATGGGATTGATGCTGATCTTTCAGCGCCCCTTACTGCCGAAGCGAATATTTTCTTGCATCTCTGTGAAATAGCACTCGGTTGTGTTGTGTTGCTGCGTGCTGTTCCGTGGCATCGAGAATTTGATTTCTTCCAGATATGGCGACTTATTCTCGTATTCATGGCAACGGGGCTTGTAATCATGCCATTTCTCCAAGGCGATGCCCGCGCCGTTGCGCTTTCTCTTGTCGGTGTCGCTCAGACAATTGTCGTTATTTTGCTGTGGCTTGCGCTTATGGACATTGCTCACTACAGCAGCTTGCACCCCTATGCCGTCTTTGGCGCAGGCTGGGTTCTCTATGCGCTACCGCTTGCCGCTGGATACTTCTTCGCCCAGTTTATTCCCATGGACGCTCAAGGTTCTTCGGTCGCGCCGGTTCTTTCCTATGCCCTTATTTTGATGCTTATGTTTATCGTCGATTCGTACCCATCTGGCATTCGACGCATCTTTGCCGACCTTGGTCCCACTATTCCTGCCAACGACCGCTTTCCTGATCTTGAACGCAACTGCCAACAAGTCGGCAAGGCACACGGTCTTACGCCACGCGAAATAGAAGTGATGGAGCTTATCTGCAAGGGCCGTTCAAAAGCCTATATCGCCGAAACGCTCTTCGTTGCCGAAAACACCGTGCGTAGTCATTCAAAGCACCTTTACGCCAAACTGAATGTGCACAGCAAGCAGGAACTTATTGATCTGGTGCGACCTGAAGTACCCCATCGAAACAGTCGATAG
- a CDS encoding Crp/Fnr family transcriptional regulator: MAPALRLLRKAGALALLGEEAIMEIVQERDLELLSQTPLFSYLSDDEIRKVCRETNCYIKQYSRGEFLMRSGESISAAGLVLEGRVAIYTAPGYDGIERIIAEIGIGEMYGEPFNCLSYQVTPISVTASTAARVLIIDVRELFDLKIDQATSQRVLANLAIQFAEKITLFRGKVEVLSQPTLKKKILAAVKQEAEYQNTLNPVIPFTKVSFAQYLCVNRNTLARALNELEEEGELAIQGRNYRLLRPEHMLFVLKSPQSPESGIHSTRSRS; the protein is encoded by the coding sequence ATGGCACCTGCCTTACGTCTTTTGCGTAAGGCAGGTGCGCTGGCACTTTTAGGAGAGGAGGCCATCATGGAAATAGTCCAAGAAAGAGATCTCGAGCTGCTTTCACAGACCCCCTTGTTCTCGTATCTTTCCGATGATGAGATTAGGAAAGTATGTCGTGAGACGAATTGTTACATCAAGCAGTATTCGCGCGGTGAATTCCTTATGCGCTCGGGTGAATCGATTTCTGCAGCGGGTCTGGTGCTTGAGGGGAGGGTGGCTATCTATACCGCGCCGGGATACGACGGCATTGAGCGTATTATTGCAGAAATAGGCATTGGCGAAATGTACGGTGAGCCTTTTAACTGCCTGTCTTACCAGGTAACTCCCATTAGTGTCACAGCGAGTACTGCGGCTCGGGTGCTTATTATCGATGTGCGAGAGCTGTTTGATCTAAAGATTGACCAGGCAACTTCCCAACGTGTTCTTGCAAATCTAGCCATTCAATTTGCGGAAAAAATTACGTTGTTCCGCGGCAAAGTTGAAGTACTCAGTCAGCCGACGCTCAAGAAGAAAATCTTGGCAGCGGTTAAACAAGAAGCTGAATATCAAAATACACTCAATCCCGTTATCCCCTTTACGAAAGTTTCGTTTGCACAATACTTATGTGTCAACCGCAATACGCTGGCGCGGGCGCTGAATGAACTGGAAGAAGAAGGCGAGCTTGCAATACAAGGGCGCAATTATCGACTGCTTCGGCCGGAGCATATGCTCTTTGTGCTGAAGAGCCCTCAGTCGCCCGAAAGCGGTATTCATTCCACGCGTTCGCGCTCGTAG
- the nrfD gene encoding NrfD/PsrC family molybdoenzyme membrane anchor subunit, which produces MSRKMLFAASTAVMALGLAAWIFQLLNGLVITNMSNLFNWGLYIGCFVFLVGVAAGGMIISSCIYLFNIKLLKPFGKIASLSAFACALGAGTMVIVDLGSVQNILNIFIHPNFSSPLVWDVIVISCYIVLTFLSVYFQLLPDCKERGLWFFNGWVRKASEEKVLRISQKGSRRVALIGLPFAVLIHTVTALIFATQNGHEYWHTAMLPPDFIAMAVASGGSLVLLLAMGLAGKDSFKENLGAYRLIARIAATGAVVHFFFVAMELILLAWTSSFDTLELLGRLFGTYGILYAIELVFPFVALVMFYRKSTSSSAGMLITASVLMLIGTLAHRFMLLFPELSVSHISLSVQTLSGTVDWLYPVSTGRFAQTGMAFSSVYAYVPTGAEYLVALLPIGLTLTVLAFMALRYPLVSQK; this is translated from the coding sequence ATGTCCCGGAAGATGCTTTTTGCCGCATCGACTGCTGTCATGGCGCTCGGTCTGGCCGCCTGGATATTCCAGCTTTTAAACGGCTTGGTCATAACTAACATGTCAAACCTATTTAACTGGGGTTTATATATCGGTTGCTTCGTGTTCCTAGTGGGGGTTGCTGCAGGTGGCATGATTATTTCATCATGCATTTATCTATTTAATATCAAGTTGCTCAAGCCCTTTGGCAAGATCGCATCGCTCTCCGCTTTTGCGTGCGCACTGGGGGCCGGCACGATGGTTATTGTTGATTTGGGAAGCGTACAGAACATTCTCAATATATTCATTCACCCTAACTTTTCCTCGCCGTTGGTGTGGGACGTTATTGTGATTTCGTGCTATATCGTGCTGACCTTCCTATCGGTGTATTTTCAGCTACTTCCCGATTGCAAAGAACGCGGTCTGTGGTTCTTTAACGGATGGGTGCGCAAGGCAAGTGAAGAAAAGGTGCTACGGATTTCTCAGAAGGGATCGCGGCGAGTTGCCTTAATCGGTTTGCCGTTTGCAGTGCTTATTCACACGGTAACGGCGCTTATTTTTGCTACGCAGAATGGGCATGAGTACTGGCATACCGCTATGCTGCCGCCGGACTTTATTGCCATGGCTGTTGCTTCGGGCGGATCCTTAGTTCTGCTTTTGGCTATGGGTCTTGCCGGGAAGGATAGCTTCAAGGAGAACCTGGGGGCGTACCGTCTAATTGCAAGAATTGCAGCGACGGGTGCTGTCGTACACTTCTTCTTTGTCGCGATGGAACTTATTTTGCTCGCCTGGACGAGTAGCTTTGACACGCTGGAACTACTGGGACGATTGTTTGGTACCTATGGCATTCTATATGCTATTGAACTGGTATTTCCCTTTGTCGCCCTGGTGATGTTCTATCGCAAGAGCACTTCATCGTCAGCGGGTATGCTGATAACAGCTTCGGTGCTGATGCTGATAGGCACACTTGCTCATCGTTTTATGCTGCTGTTTCCTGAACTGTCGGTTTCTCATATATCGCTGAGTGTGCAGACACTTTCTGGTACGGTAGACTGGCTTTATCCAGTGTCAACGGGTCGGTTTGCCCAAACGGGCATGGCGTTTTCTTCGGTGTATGCCTATGTGCCGACAGGGGCAGAGTATCTTGTTGCGTTGCTTCCGATAGGACTCACGTTGACCGTGCTCGCCTTCATGGCATTGAGATATCCACTCGTGAGCCAAAAGTAA
- a CDS encoding 4Fe-4S dicluster domain-containing protein codes for MRLGMVIDLNRCIGCRTCTTICKNHHSQPEGIWWNRVFTKGSDTHQVAIASMGDNSFTMTFLPVSCQMCENPSCVKVCPTGASYVDEDGVVLVDYERCVGCRYCMSACPYGVRQFNWGDSLPSKTLGADGYVYGYPYDYREEGRLVYTRDRPRGTAEKCTFCAQYRAQGLDPMCVTGCPANARIFGDLDNPESPISTYLVERDADQLEAHLGNNPKVLYVQGSSKDKPALFDPYERKEL; via the coding sequence ATGAGACTCGGAATGGTAATCGATCTCAATCGATGCATCGGGTGTCGCACATGCACGACGATCTGCAAAAACCATCATTCGCAGCCGGAAGGCATTTGGTGGAATCGCGTATTTACTAAAGGGTCGGACACTCATCAGGTTGCAATCGCTTCTATGGGCGACAACTCTTTTACGATGACGTTTCTGCCGGTCTCTTGCCAGATGTGCGAGAACCCATCTTGCGTGAAAGTATGCCCAACTGGGGCGTCATATGTCGATGAAGACGGGGTCGTGCTTGTCGATTACGAACGCTGCGTTGGTTGTCGCTACTGCATGAGCGCCTGCCCGTATGGAGTGCGTCAGTTCAACTGGGGGGATTCACTCCCAAGCAAGACGCTTGGAGCCGACGGGTATGTTTACGGTTATCCATATGACTATCGAGAAGAGGGGCGGTTGGTATATACACGCGATCGTCCGCGCGGTACGGCAGAAAAATGTACCTTCTGCGCGCAGTATCGCGCGCAGGGGCTTGATCCCATGTGTGTGACAGGCTGCCCTGCTAACGCGCGTATCTTTGGTGATTTAGACAATCCTGAGTCGCCTATTAGTACCTATCTGGTCGAACGTGATGCAGATCAGCTGGAAGCTCATCTGGGCAATAACCCGAAAGTGCTCTATGTACAGGGCTCGTCAAAGGACAAGCCGGCGTTGTTTGACCCCTACGAGAGAAAGGAGCTGTAA